One region of Microbacterium rhizosphaerae genomic DNA includes:
- a CDS encoding NAD(P)/FAD-dependent oxidoreductase, translating into MARIVVVGGGYTGVWAARRIARTARRGTVVTLVSDRPHHSFHGWTAEILTGHVRAEHARVPLADLLPGVELVSGQVRHIDPDRRTVEVCTSRGTRELVCDHIVVGAGSRDASAAVPGLAEHAWSLKDAAGVEALARHLGEVVRQAEMLSTIQPTDAAARRRLLTVVVAGGGFTGVEVATAIAQRLRREARSSDEPRVVLAHSGAEALPSLRPRFARLADHATALAQASGVEFLPYARIAAATDDGADLGDAGFISTATVVSAVGQTPVPLAGLEDLARDASGRLVTDPFLAVAPGVWAGGDGAAVPHPFTGEACPANALWAIHHGIRIGDNIVRALDGRRPRPFRFPGLGQGASFGVGRGVAELYGVPLTGWPAWLARWVFFHWFMPSRRVALAAAGEWLRPRRGGRRAPAGRTHAIGPSFTGSAMPDRPAVRVLDPVG; encoded by the coding sequence ATGGCCCGCATCGTGGTCGTCGGCGGCGGCTACACGGGAGTGTGGGCGGCGCGGCGCATCGCCCGCACCGCGCGTCGCGGCACCGTCGTCACCCTCGTCTCGGACCGTCCGCACCACTCGTTCCACGGGTGGACGGCGGAGATCCTGACCGGGCATGTCCGGGCGGAGCACGCCCGTGTGCCCCTCGCAGACCTCCTGCCCGGCGTCGAACTCGTCTCCGGGCAGGTGCGCCACATCGATCCCGACCGCCGGACGGTCGAGGTCTGCACCTCACGCGGCACCCGTGAGCTCGTGTGCGACCACATCGTGGTCGGCGCCGGCAGCCGTGACGCCTCCGCAGCTGTGCCCGGCCTCGCCGAGCACGCCTGGTCGCTCAAGGACGCCGCGGGCGTCGAGGCGCTCGCCCGGCACCTCGGCGAGGTCGTCCGGCAGGCCGAGATGCTCTCGACGATCCAGCCGACGGATGCCGCGGCCCGCCGGCGCCTGCTCACCGTCGTGGTCGCGGGCGGGGGGTTCACGGGTGTCGAGGTCGCCACGGCGATCGCGCAGCGGCTGCGCCGGGAGGCTCGCTCGTCCGACGAGCCGCGCGTGGTGCTCGCGCACTCCGGCGCCGAGGCTCTACCCTCCCTGCGGCCGCGCTTCGCGCGGCTGGCCGATCACGCCACGGCGCTGGCGCAGGCCTCCGGCGTGGAGTTCCTCCCGTACGCGCGCATCGCGGCAGCGACCGACGACGGCGCCGATCTCGGCGACGCCGGGTTCATCTCCACGGCGACGGTCGTCTCGGCCGTCGGACAGACGCCGGTGCCGCTCGCGGGACTCGAGGACCTCGCGCGTGACGCATCCGGACGTCTCGTCACCGATCCGTTCCTCGCGGTCGCCCCGGGAGTGTGGGCCGGAGGCGACGGCGCGGCGGTGCCGCATCCGTTCACCGGCGAGGCCTGCCCTGCCAACGCCCTGTGGGCGATCCACCACGGCATCCGCATCGGCGACAACATCGTGCGCGCCCTCGACGGACGCCGACCGCGGCCCTTCCGGTTCCCGGGGCTCGGTCAGGGCGCGAGCTTCGGCGTCGGCCGGGGTGTCGCCGAGCTCTACGGCGTGCCGCTGACCGGATGGCCGGCGTGGCTCGCACGCTGGGTGTTCTTCCACTGGTTCATGCCGTCTCGGCGCGTCGCGCTCGCCGCGGCCGGCGAGTGGCTCCGGCCGCGCCGCGGGGGACGCCGTGCACCTGCCGGGCGCACCCACGCGATCGGGCCGAGCTTCACCGGATCGGCGATGCCCGATCGTCCGGCGGTGCGGGTTCTCGATCCCGTGGGGTGA
- a CDS encoding NUDIX hydrolase, producing the protein MDAEQIDDGSALRDEPVDVEVTSSDLVYEGRVWDVRSDTVRYGGDEIVRQYVDHPGAAAIVALDDDGRVLLIQQYRHPLRMRDWEIPAGLLDVHGEDPVDAARRELAEEADLDTGSIEHLVSVFTTPGGNDEVVHVFLARDLSPRADEHDREAEEADIRIAWIPLEDAVAAVMAGRMRNGILAIGLLATAERLRDGGASTPRG; encoded by the coding sequence ATGGATGCCGAGCAGATCGACGACGGCTCCGCCCTGCGCGACGAGCCGGTCGACGTCGAGGTGACCTCGAGCGACCTCGTCTACGAAGGGCGGGTGTGGGACGTCCGCAGCGACACCGTCCGCTACGGCGGCGACGAGATCGTCCGTCAGTACGTCGACCACCCGGGCGCAGCGGCGATCGTCGCACTCGACGACGACGGTCGTGTGCTGCTGATCCAGCAGTACCGGCATCCCCTCCGCATGCGCGACTGGGAGATCCCCGCCGGCCTGCTCGATGTGCACGGCGAGGACCCCGTCGACGCGGCGCGACGCGAACTCGCCGAGGAGGCCGACCTCGACACCGGGTCGATCGAGCACCTCGTCAGTGTCTTCACGACACCCGGCGGCAACGACGAGGTCGTCCACGTCTTCCTCGCGCGCGACCTCTCGCCGCGTGCGGACGAGCACGACCGGGAGGCGGAGGAGGCCGACATCCGGATCGCGTGGATCCCGCTGGAGGACGCGGTGGCCGCCGTCATGGCGGGCCGGATGCGCAACGGCATCCTGGCCATCGGGCTGCTGGCCACCGCCGAGCGTCTGCGCGACGGCGGTGCGTCAACCCCCCGCGGCTGA
- the xerD gene encoding site-specific tyrosine recombinase XerD: protein MEPARAVDAYLRHVAIERGLSEHTVAAYRRDLAGYTAWLTARGIADTDEVTPANVAEFAAERASARPMPAASSLARLQSSVRGLHRFLAREGMASSDPSGRLVPPKLPKRLPKALTIDQVERLLDASGPAPGSDAPGEPAQLRDRALLELLYATGARVSEAVRLDVDDLAHGDVLRLFGKGSKERIVPVGSYARAAVDAYLTRARPEYARRGTATPRLFLGARGAPLSRQSAWLVIQHAAERAQLTAHVSPHTLRHSFATHLLQGGADVRVVQELLGHASVATTQIYTHVSVDALRDVYATSHPRARSSSPITPRDREPAPPDDRASPIR from the coding sequence GTGGAGCCCGCACGAGCCGTCGACGCGTACCTGCGTCACGTCGCGATCGAGCGCGGCCTGTCGGAACACACGGTCGCGGCCTACCGGCGCGACCTCGCGGGCTACACGGCGTGGCTGACGGCGCGAGGCATCGCGGACACGGATGAGGTGACGCCGGCCAACGTCGCGGAGTTCGCGGCGGAGCGCGCGTCCGCGCGACCGATGCCGGCGGCATCCAGTCTCGCCCGGCTGCAGTCGTCGGTCCGCGGGCTGCACCGTTTCCTCGCGCGGGAGGGGATGGCGTCATCCGATCCCAGCGGTCGCCTCGTGCCGCCGAAACTGCCCAAACGGCTGCCGAAGGCGCTCACGATCGACCAGGTGGAGCGGCTGCTGGATGCCTCGGGCCCCGCGCCCGGATCCGATGCGCCGGGAGAGCCGGCGCAGTTGCGGGACCGCGCTCTTCTCGAGCTGCTGTACGCCACCGGAGCCCGCGTGTCGGAGGCGGTGCGGCTGGATGTCGACGACCTCGCGCACGGCGACGTGCTGCGGCTGTTCGGCAAGGGCTCGAAAGAGCGGATCGTGCCGGTCGGCTCCTATGCGCGAGCAGCGGTCGACGCATACCTCACGCGGGCGCGCCCCGAGTACGCCCGCCGCGGTACGGCGACACCCCGGCTGTTCCTCGGGGCCCGCGGCGCGCCCCTGTCGCGCCAGAGCGCGTGGCTCGTCATCCAGCACGCCGCCGAGCGCGCGCAGCTGACGGCGCACGTCTCTCCGCACACGCTGCGGCACTCCTTCGCGACGCATCTGCTGCAGGGCGGCGCCGACGTGCGCGTCGTGCAGGAGCTGCTCGGGCACGCGTCGGTGGCGACCACGCAGATCTACACGCATGTGAGCGTCGACGCGCTGCGCGACGTCTACGCGACATCGCATCCACGTGCCCGGTCGTCGAGCCCGATCACCCCACGGGATCGAGAACCCGCACCGCCGGACGATCGGGCATCGCCGATCCGGTGA
- a CDS encoding amino acid permease yields the protein MSDTTKAPESQLDADAAELARLGYKQELHRGMSAFSNFAVSFSIISILAGCITSYAIALKSGGPSAINIGWPLVGVFVLLVALAMAEVCSKYPTAGGLYFWAGRLAKHNKREWAWFVGWFNFLGEVAVTAAIDFGAATTMMAFANLVWGVEVNPFNTFGLFVVLIVVHGLLNTFGVNLVSILSNVSAWWHIVGVLIIVAALWIIPTQHQSVAWTFTGFYNGTGWSFAPYVFLMGLLMAQYTYTGYDASAHIAEETKGAAIAAPKGIVMSVLISIIGGWVLLYSITAAIQDSSDKGIGKLLGSATGLPPAQIFLDALNNPTMAKFLLFIVCGAQFFCGMASVTANSRMSYAFSRDNAIPGSRLWAKVNSRTGTPTNSIWLCVALAIILTVPAMWNLTAYLAVTSIAVIGLYIAYVTPVLLRRLDRNFVPGPWNLGRWSAIVGWLAVIWVAFIIILFILPPLYPITLDTFNYAPVAVVVVILLATVLWFVSGRKHFMTREEAEHLTISADQLLKE from the coding sequence ATGAGTGATACGACAAAGGCGCCGGAGTCACAGCTCGACGCCGACGCGGCCGAGCTGGCGAGGCTCGGCTACAAGCAAGAGCTCCACCGCGGGATGTCGGCGTTCTCGAACTTCGCCGTCTCGTTCTCGATCATCTCCATCCTCGCCGGATGCATCACGTCCTACGCGATCGCCCTCAAGTCCGGCGGCCCGTCCGCGATCAACATCGGCTGGCCGCTGGTCGGTGTGTTCGTCCTCCTCGTCGCCCTCGCGATGGCGGAGGTCTGCTCCAAGTACCCGACCGCGGGCGGACTCTACTTCTGGGCCGGCCGCCTCGCGAAGCACAACAAGCGCGAGTGGGCGTGGTTCGTCGGCTGGTTCAACTTCCTCGGCGAAGTGGCCGTCACGGCCGCCATCGACTTCGGCGCGGCGACCACGATGATGGCGTTCGCGAACCTCGTGTGGGGCGTGGAGGTCAACCCGTTCAACACGTTCGGCCTGTTCGTCGTCCTCATCGTCGTGCACGGCCTGCTGAACACGTTCGGCGTCAACCTCGTCTCCATCCTGTCCAACGTGTCGGCGTGGTGGCACATCGTCGGCGTGCTCATCATCGTCGCGGCCCTGTGGATCATTCCGACCCAGCACCAGTCGGTCGCCTGGACCTTCACCGGGTTCTACAACGGCACCGGATGGTCGTTCGCCCCGTACGTGTTCCTCATGGGGCTGCTGATGGCCCAGTACACCTACACGGGCTACGACGCCTCGGCCCACATCGCCGAGGAGACCAAGGGCGCCGCGATCGCCGCCCCCAAGGGCATCGTGATGAGCGTGCTCATCTCGATCATCGGCGGCTGGGTCCTGCTCTACTCGATCACCGCCGCGATCCAGGACTCCTCCGACAAGGGCATCGGCAAGCTGCTCGGGTCGGCGACCGGCCTGCCGCCGGCGCAGATCTTCCTCGACGCGCTCAACAACCCGACGATGGCGAAGTTCCTGCTCTTCATCGTCTGCGGCGCGCAGTTCTTCTGCGGCATGGCATCCGTCACGGCCAACTCGCGCATGAGCTACGCGTTCTCGCGCGACAACGCGATCCCCGGCTCGCGCCTGTGGGCGAAGGTCAACTCCCGCACCGGCACGCCGACCAACTCCATCTGGCTGTGCGTCGCGCTGGCGATCATCCTCACGGTGCCGGCGATGTGGAACCTGACCGCGTATCTGGCCGTCACATCCATCGCGGTCATCGGTCTCTACATCGCGTACGTCACGCCGGTGCTGCTGCGCCGGCTCGACCGGAACTTCGTCCCCGGCCCGTGGAACCTCGGCCGCTGGAGCGCGATCGTCGGATGGCTCGCCGTGATCTGGGTGGCGTTCATCATCATCCTGTTCATCCTCCCGCCGCTGTACCCGATCACCCTCGACACGTTCAACTACGCGCCGGTCGCCGTGGTGGTCGTCATCCTGCTGGCGACGGTCCTGTGGTTCGTCAGCGGCAGGAAGCACTTCATGACGCGCGAAGAGGCCGAGCACCTGACCATTTCGGCGGATCAGCTGCTCAAGGAGTAG
- a CDS encoding semialdehyde dehydrogenase, whose translation MTDQQPPASGKFAFLVHPRTDVAADMARVWRPLGRIPARTWERGLRRLPVPPLTLAAVHRRDTAADEPDGWIIVVPATPRQLLTEDRRWALGRVEGAIDKAQALGASIVGLGALTAPATGAGRMLRERPGLTVTTGNAFTAHLTVEGLRRLVAAASGSHIAIVGATGSVGSCVVRMLAEEPLGSDLTLVSRGGPRLEALAAEVRGTGMDVRSSTSMDAVRDADVVLVLTSATDALLGSQHLKHGALVLDDTQPRNTDPHLKQERPDVLVIDGGVASIPGIDIRGDIGLPRGLAYACLCETMLMTFDGQATSSTGQASVEHALRMRDAARRFAHLGFSLADPLSFGRRTAWPAPARVGA comes from the coding sequence ATGACCGACCAGCAGCCGCCCGCATCCGGGAAGTTCGCGTTCCTCGTCCACCCGCGCACCGACGTCGCGGCCGACATGGCGCGCGTGTGGCGTCCGCTCGGACGCATCCCCGCACGCACGTGGGAGCGGGGCCTGCGCCGCCTGCCCGTACCGCCGCTGACCCTGGCCGCCGTACACCGCCGCGACACGGCGGCCGATGAGCCGGACGGCTGGATCATCGTGGTCCCCGCGACGCCCCGTCAGCTCCTGACGGAGGACCGGCGCTGGGCGCTCGGTCGTGTCGAGGGCGCGATCGACAAGGCGCAGGCGCTCGGGGCGAGCATCGTCGGACTCGGCGCGCTGACCGCTCCCGCGACGGGCGCGGGACGGATGCTGCGCGAGCGACCGGGGCTCACGGTCACGACGGGCAACGCGTTCACCGCCCACCTCACCGTCGAGGGACTCCGGCGTCTCGTCGCCGCCGCATCCGGATCGCACATCGCGATCGTCGGGGCGACCGGCAGCGTCGGCTCGTGTGTCGTCCGGATGCTGGCCGAGGAGCCGCTCGGCAGCGATCTCACCCTCGTCTCCCGCGGCGGACCCCGCCTCGAGGCGCTCGCCGCGGAGGTGCGCGGTACCGGCATGGACGTGCGCAGCTCGACCTCGATGGATGCCGTCCGCGACGCGGATGTCGTCCTCGTCCTGACCTCCGCCACCGATGCCCTGCTCGGATCGCAGCACCTCAAGCACGGCGCGCTCGTTCTGGACGACACGCAGCCGCGCAACACCGACCCGCACCTGAAGCAGGAGCGGCCCGACGTGCTCGTCATCGACGGGGGCGTCGCATCCATCCCCGGCATCGACATCCGCGGCGACATCGGCCTGCCGCGCGGCCTCGCGTACGCGTGCCTGTGCGAGACCATGCTCATGACCTTCGACGGGCAGGCGACCTCGTCGACCGGTCAGGCGAGCGTCGAGCACGCGCTCCGGATGCGGGATGCCGCGCGTCGCTTCGCCCACCTCGGCTTCTCGCTCGCGGACCCGCTCTCGTTCGGTCGCCGCACCGCGTGGCCCGCGCCGGCGCGGGTAGGGGCCTGA
- a CDS encoding FadR/GntR family transcriptional regulator: MDSPLVDAVLHPVRGHMAFESCVEQLGSAIQLGIFRAGSKLPGERELAERLNVSRATLREAISALRAAGFVTTTRGRGGGTVVLPLAQTWPEDQPTPVDRQAEIEDITVFRAVIEPGAAYLAAQADLTDDQRALLQECLSDLGDAASPADYRQADARLHLAIATVCGSNELSQSCNAVQIKIHQFLAEIPFLQKNIAGSDEQHRTIVEAILAGDAARARDVMHAHCDATAALLKGLLT; this comes from the coding sequence ATGGATTCCCCGCTGGTGGATGCCGTGCTCCACCCGGTCCGCGGGCACATGGCGTTCGAGTCCTGCGTCGAGCAGCTCGGCTCGGCCATCCAGCTCGGGATCTTCCGGGCGGGGAGCAAGCTCCCCGGCGAGCGGGAGCTCGCGGAGCGGCTGAACGTCTCGCGCGCCACCCTCCGGGAGGCCATCAGCGCCCTCCGCGCCGCCGGGTTCGTCACGACGACCCGGGGGCGCGGAGGGGGCACCGTCGTCCTGCCGCTGGCCCAGACCTGGCCCGAGGACCAGCCGACGCCCGTCGATCGGCAGGCCGAGATCGAGGACATCACGGTGTTCCGGGCCGTGATCGAGCCGGGGGCGGCCTACCTCGCGGCCCAGGCCGACCTCACCGACGATCAGCGGGCGCTGCTGCAGGAATGCCTGAGCGACCTGGGGGATGCCGCATCCCCCGCCGACTACCGGCAGGCCGACGCGCGCCTGCACCTGGCGATCGCCACCGTGTGCGGCTCGAACGAGCTGTCGCAGTCGTGCAACGCGGTGCAGATCAAGATCCACCAGTTCCTCGCCGAGATCCCGTTCCTGCAGAAGAACATCGCGGGGTCCGACGAGCAGCACCGCACTATCGTGGAGGCGATCCTCGCGGGCGATGCCGCCCGCGCCCGGGACGTCATGCACGCGCACTGCGATGCGACAGCCGCCCTGCTGAAGGGCCTCCTGACGTGA
- a CDS encoding glutamine synthetase family protein, producing MTTLNNLDRLTPAVTTTRNERMLTVEQLRAGILADEIDTVVLGFTDMQGRLQGKLLHGRFFLDSVLAHGTEGCNYLLAVDVEMNTVDGYEITSWEKGYGDMLFELDLATIRLLPHRAGTALIQCDLALTDGSPVRVSPREILRVQAERAASLGFTALAGTELEFVVFATGYEEAWERGYRGLVPANQYNVDYSLLGSARVEPLLREIRNTMYRAGMDVESAKGECNLGQHEIAFKYADVLTTADNHTVYKTSAKEIAHQHGQSITFMAKPNEREGNSCHVHMSLRGLGGEIVFWEDGRRTPLYDSFIAGVLATMREFTLFYAPNINSYKRFVKGSFAPTSVAWGLDNRTCAVRLVGHGPSARMENRLPGGDVNPYLTLAAMLAGGLHGVERGLGLEPETLGNAYESGAPTVPTTLRDARDALAASEVAVDAFGEDVVAHYLHYADVEVEAFDAAITDWELRRGFERL from the coding sequence ATGACCACACTGAACAACCTCGACAGACTGACCCCCGCCGTCACGACCACCCGCAACGAGCGCATGCTCACGGTCGAGCAGCTGCGCGCCGGCATCCTCGCCGACGAGATCGACACCGTCGTGCTCGGCTTCACGGACATGCAGGGGCGCCTGCAGGGAAAGCTCCTGCACGGCCGGTTCTTCCTCGACTCGGTGCTCGCACACGGCACGGAGGGCTGCAACTACCTGCTCGCCGTCGATGTCGAGATGAACACGGTCGACGGCTACGAGATCACGTCGTGGGAGAAGGGCTACGGCGACATGCTCTTCGAGCTCGACCTCGCGACGATCCGGCTGCTCCCGCACCGGGCGGGCACGGCGCTCATCCAGTGCGACCTCGCACTCACCGACGGGTCGCCGGTTCGGGTGTCGCCGCGCGAGATCCTGCGCGTGCAGGCAGAGCGCGCCGCATCCCTCGGCTTCACGGCGCTCGCCGGCACCGAGCTCGAGTTCGTCGTCTTCGCTACCGGCTACGAGGAGGCGTGGGAGAGGGGATACCGCGGCCTCGTGCCCGCGAACCAGTACAACGTCGACTACTCCCTGCTGGGATCGGCGCGGGTGGAGCCGCTGCTGCGCGAGATCCGCAACACGATGTACCGGGCGGGGATGGATGTCGAGTCCGCCAAGGGCGAGTGCAACCTCGGCCAGCACGAGATCGCCTTCAAGTACGCCGACGTCCTGACGACCGCCGACAACCACACGGTGTACAAGACCTCGGCGAAGGAGATCGCGCACCAGCACGGCCAGTCGATCACCTTCATGGCGAAGCCGAACGAGCGCGAAGGCAACTCGTGCCACGTGCACATGTCGTTGCGCGGGCTCGGGGGCGAGATCGTCTTCTGGGAGGACGGCCGGCGCACCCCGCTCTACGACAGCTTCATCGCGGGCGTCCTCGCGACGATGCGGGAGTTCACGCTGTTCTATGCGCCGAACATCAACTCGTACAAGCGGTTCGTGAAGGGCTCCTTCGCGCCGACCTCGGTCGCATGGGGGCTGGACAACCGCACGTGCGCCGTGCGGCTCGTCGGGCACGGGCCGAGCGCGCGCATGGAGAACCGCCTGCCCGGCGGCGATGTCAACCCGTACCTGACGCTCGCGGCGATGCTCGCCGGCGGACTGCACGGCGTCGAGCGCGGGCTCGGGCTCGAGCCCGAGACGCTGGGCAACGCCTACGAGTCGGGCGCGCCGACCGTGCCGACCACCCTGCGGGACGCGCGCGACGCCCTCGCGGCGTCCGAGGTCGCCGTCGACGCCTTCGGCGAGGACGTCGTCGCCCACTACCTGCACTACGCCGACGTGGAGGTCGAGGCGTTCGACGCCGCGATCACCGATTGGGAGCTGCGGCGCGGATTCGAGAGGCTGTGA
- a CDS encoding CTP synthase produces METSDAATSNGTTKHIFVTGGVVSSLGKGLTAASLGNLLTARGLRVVMQKLDPYLNVDPGTMNPFQHGEVFVTDDGAETDLDIGHYERFLDIELSQAANVTTGQIYSQVIARERRGEYLGDTVQVIPHITDEIKRRMRLQADETPKPDVIITEIGGTVGDIESQPFIESARQIRHELGRANVFFVHVSLVPFMGASGEQKTKPTQHSVAALRSIGIQPDALVLRSDRPVTEANKRKIALMCDVEERAVVNAVDVPSIYDIPTMLNEQGLDEHIVRTLGLGKAADVDWTRWGHVLQAVHNPRHEVTIGLVGKYIDLPDAYLSVTEAVKAGGFAHETHVNIRWIPSDECETAEGAARALGDLDGIVIPGGFGIRGIEGKLGALKFAREQGIPTLGLCLGLQCMVIEYGRHIAGLEGASSSEFDPDTRFPVIATMAEQVEILDHGDMGGTMRLGLYPAELREGSLAAELYGSTLVQERHRHRYEVNNAYRDRLSESGLVFSGLSPDRNLVEYVELPRDVHPFYIATQAHPELRSRPTTPHPLFRGLVGAAIERHQASELFDVEND; encoded by the coding sequence ATGGAAACTTCTGACGCGGCGACTTCGAACGGCACCACCAAGCACATCTTCGTGACAGGCGGTGTCGTTTCCTCATTGGGGAAGGGCCTGACGGCGGCAAGCCTCGGCAACCTCCTGACCGCTCGGGGCCTGCGTGTCGTCATGCAGAAGCTCGACCCGTACCTGAACGTCGACCCGGGAACGATGAACCCGTTCCAGCACGGCGAGGTCTTCGTGACCGACGACGGAGCCGAGACCGACCTCGACATCGGGCACTACGAGCGCTTCCTCGACATCGAGCTGAGCCAGGCCGCGAACGTGACGACGGGCCAGATCTACTCGCAGGTCATCGCGCGCGAGCGGCGCGGCGAGTACCTCGGCGACACGGTCCAGGTCATCCCGCACATCACCGACGAGATCAAGCGCCGCATGCGCCTGCAGGCCGACGAGACCCCGAAGCCGGACGTCATCATCACCGAGATCGGCGGCACGGTCGGTGACATCGAGTCGCAGCCGTTCATCGAGTCCGCGCGACAGATCCGCCATGAGCTCGGCCGTGCGAACGTCTTCTTCGTTCACGTTTCGCTCGTGCCGTTCATGGGCGCCTCGGGCGAGCAGAAGACGAAGCCGACGCAGCACTCCGTCGCGGCGCTGCGGTCCATCGGCATCCAGCCGGACGCGCTCGTGCTGCGCAGCGACCGGCCCGTCACCGAGGCGAACAAGCGCAAGATCGCGCTCATGTGCGACGTCGAGGAGCGCGCCGTCGTCAACGCCGTCGACGTCCCGAGCATCTACGACATCCCGACGATGCTCAACGAGCAGGGACTCGACGAGCACATCGTCCGCACGCTCGGCCTCGGCAAGGCGGCCGACGTGGACTGGACGCGCTGGGGTCACGTGCTGCAGGCCGTCCACAACCCGCGGCACGAGGTCACCATCGGGCTCGTCGGCAAGTACATCGACCTGCCGGACGCGTACCTCAGCGTCACCGAGGCCGTGAAGGCCGGCGGCTTCGCGCACGAGACGCACGTCAACATCCGCTGGATCCCGTCAGACGAGTGCGAGACGGCGGAAGGCGCCGCGCGGGCGCTCGGGGATCTCGACGGCATCGTCATCCCTGGCGGGTTCGGCATCCGCGGCATCGAGGGCAAGCTCGGCGCGCTGAAGTTCGCGCGCGAGCAGGGCATCCCGACGCTCGGCCTGTGCCTCGGCCTGCAGTGCATGGTGATCGAGTACGGGCGGCACATCGCCGGTCTCGAGGGCGCCTCGTCGAGCGAGTTCGACCCCGACACGCGCTTCCCGGTGATCGCCACGATGGCGGAGCAGGTCGAGATCCTCGACCACGGCGACATGGGCGGCACGATGCGCCTCGGGCTGTACCCGGCCGAGCTGCGCGAGGGCTCGCTCGCCGCGGAGCTGTACGGGTCGACGCTCGTCCAGGAGCGCCACCGCCACCGCTACGAGGTCAACAACGCCTACCGCGACCGGTTGTCCGAGTCCGGGCTCGTCTTCTCCGGCCTCTCGCCCGACCGCAACCTCGTCGAGTATGTCGAGCTGCCCCGCGACGTCCACCCGTTCTACATCGCGACCCAGGCGCACCCCGAGCTGCGCTCACGACCGACGACGCCGCATCCGCTGTTCCGCGGTCTGGTCGGCGCCGCGATCGAAAGGCACCAGGCCAGCGAGCTCTTCGACGTCGAGAACGACTGA